A single window of Callithrix jacchus isolate 240 chromosome 6, calJac240_pri, whole genome shotgun sequence DNA harbors:
- the LOC144576498 gene encoding uncharacterized protein LOC144576498 isoform X36: protein MEPVWPGIRGAPCAGGWLRTHSYDGTSPITWQGRWSALLRHKGLESWCWYGLASTVHPCWWMAQDGAVALRGPLHAATTDGRFLQATESPWSRGVSVAWHPSCTLWWQVAQGSKDSSASSSEGAVMGHPPYAGKEDGQFFWSTKAPGVLEWLILPSNGVPMESWSQCALAYMVHRMLAGGSGRYDGTSPITWQGRWSALLRHKGLESWCWYGLASMVHPCWWMAQDGAVALRGPLHAATTDGRFLQATESPWSRGISVAWHPSCTLWWQVAQGGAVMGHPPYAGKEDGQFFWSTKAPGVLEWLILPRNGVPMEPWSQCALAYMVHRMLAGGSGRYDGTSPITWQGRRSALLRHKGLES from the exons ATGGAGCCAGTGTGGCCTGGCATCCGTGGTGCACCTTGTGCTGGCGGGTGGCTCAGGACG CACAGTTATGATGGGACGTCCCCCATAACCTGGCAAGGAAGATGGTCGGCTCTTCTGAGGCACAAAGGCCTCGAGTCCTGGTGTTGGTATGGCCTGGCCTCCACGGTGCACCCCTGCTGGTGGATGGCTCAGGACG GGGCAGTTGCCTTGAGAGGCCCGCTGCATGCTGCCACAACAGATGGTCGATTCTTACAAGCAACGGAGTCCCCATGGAGTCGTGGAGTCAGTGTGGCCTGGCATCCATCGTGCACCTTGTGGTGGCAGGTGGCTCAGGGCAGTAAGGATTCCTCTGCCTCTAGTTCTGAGG GGGCAGTTATGGGACATCCGCCATACGCTGGCAAGGAAGATGGTCAGTTCTTCTGGTCCACAAAGGCCCCCGGAGTCCTGGA ATGGTTGATTCTTCCAAGCAACGGAGTCCCCATGGAGTCGTGGAGTCAGTGTGCCCTGGCATACATGGTGCACCGCATGCTAGCAGGTGGCTCAGGACG TTATGATGGGACGTCCCCCATAACCTGGCAAGGAAGATGGTCGGCTCTTCTGAGGCACAAAGGCCTCGAGTCCTGGTGTTGGTATGGCCTGGCCTCCATGGTGCACCCCTGCTGGTGGATGGCTCAGGACG GGGCAGTTGCCTTGAGAGGCCCGCTGCATGCTGCCACAACAGATGGTCGATTCTTACAAGCAACGGAGTCCCCATGGAGTCGTGGAATCAGTGTGGCCTGGCATCCATCGTGCACCTTGTGGTGGCAGGTGGCTCAGGGCG GGGCAGTTATGGGACATCCGCCATACGCTGGCAAGGAAGATGGTCAGTTCTTCTGGTCCACAAAGGCCCCCGGAGTCCTGGA ATGGTTGATTCTTCCACGCAACGGAGTCCCCATGGAGCCGTGGAGTCAGTGTGCCCTGGCATACATGGTGCACCGCATGCTAGCAGGTGGCTCAGGACG TTATGATGGGACGTCCCCCATAACCTGGCAAGGAAGACGGTCGGCTCTTCTGAGGCACAAAGGCCTCGAGTCCTAG
- the LOC144576498 gene encoding uncharacterized protein LOC144576498 isoform X30, translating into MEPVWPGIRGAPCAGGWLRTHSYDGTSPITWQGRWSALLRHKGLESWCWYGLASTVHPCWWMAQDGAVALRGPLHAATTDGRFLQATESPWSRGVSVAWHPSCTLWWQVAQGSKDSSASSSEGAVMGHPPYAGKEDGQFFWSTKAPGVLENSCLERPTMCCLDRWLILPSNGVPMESWSQCALAYMVHRMLAGGSGRYDGTSPITWQGRWSALLRHKGLESWCWYGLASMVHPCWWMAQDGAVALRGPLHAATTDGRFLQATESPWSRGISVAWHPSCTLWWQVAQGGAVMGHPPYAGKEDGQFFWSTKAPGVLEWLILPRNGVPMEPWSQCALAYMVHRMLAGGSGRYDGTSPITWQGRRSALLRHKGLES; encoded by the exons ATGGAGCCAGTGTGGCCTGGCATCCGTGGTGCACCTTGTGCTGGCGGGTGGCTCAGGACG CACAGTTATGATGGGACGTCCCCCATAACCTGGCAAGGAAGATGGTCGGCTCTTCTGAGGCACAAAGGCCTCGAGTCCTGGTGTTGGTATGGCCTGGCCTCCACGGTGCACCCCTGCTGGTGGATGGCTCAGGACG GGGCAGTTGCCTTGAGAGGCCCGCTGCATGCTGCCACAACAGATGGTCGATTCTTACAAGCAACGGAGTCCCCATGGAGTCGTGGAGTCAGTGTGGCCTGGCATCCATCGTGCACCTTGTGGTGGCAGGTGGCTCAGGGCAGTAAGGATTCCTCTGCCTCTAGTTCTGAGG GGGCAGTTATGGGACATCCGCCATACGCTGGCAAGGAAGATGGTCAGTTCTTCTGGTCCACAAAGGCCCCCGGAGTCCTGGA AAACAGTTGTCTTGAGAGGCCCACCATGTGCTGTCTCGACAGATGGTTGATTCTTCCAAGCAACGGAGTCCCCATGGAGTCGTGGAGTCAGTGTGCCCTGGCATACATGGTGCACCGCATGCTAGCAGGTGGCTCAGGACG TTATGATGGGACGTCCCCCATAACCTGGCAAGGAAGATGGTCGGCTCTTCTGAGGCACAAAGGCCTCGAGTCCTGGTGTTGGTATGGCCTGGCCTCCATGGTGCACCCCTGCTGGTGGATGGCTCAGGACG GGGCAGTTGCCTTGAGAGGCCCGCTGCATGCTGCCACAACAGATGGTCGATTCTTACAAGCAACGGAGTCCCCATGGAGTCGTGGAATCAGTGTGGCCTGGCATCCATCGTGCACCTTGTGGTGGCAGGTGGCTCAGGGCG GGGCAGTTATGGGACATCCGCCATACGCTGGCAAGGAAGATGGTCAGTTCTTCTGGTCCACAAAGGCCCCCGGAGTCCTGGA ATGGTTGATTCTTCCACGCAACGGAGTCCCCATGGAGCCGTGGAGTCAGTGTGCCCTGGCATACATGGTGCACCGCATGCTAGCAGGTGGCTCAGGACG TTATGATGGGACGTCCCCCATAACCTGGCAAGGAAGACGGTCGGCTCTTCTGAGGCACAAAGGCCTCGAGTCCTAG
- the LOC144576498 gene encoding uncharacterized protein LOC144576498 isoform X1, translating into MVHPLLVDGSGRGSCLERPTTCCHNRWSILPSNGVPMEPWSQCGLASVVHLVLAGGSGRYDGTSPITWQGRWSALLRHKGLESWCWYGLASTVHPCWWMAQDGAVALRGPLHAATTDGRFLQATESPWSRGVSVAWHPSCTLWWQVAQGSKDSSASSSEGAVMGHPPYAGKEDGQFFWSTKAPGVLENSCLERPTMCCLDRWLILPSNGVPMESWSQCALAYMVHRMLAGGSGRYDGTSPITWQGRWSALLRHKGLESWCWYGLASMVHPCWWMAQDGAVALRGPLHAATTDGRFLQATESPWSRGISVAWHPSCTLWWQVAQGGKDSSASSSEGAVMGHPPYAGKEDGQFFWSTKAPGVLENSCLERPTMCCLDRWLILPRNGVPMEPWSQCALAYMVHRMLAGGSGRYDGTSPITWQGRRSALLRHKGLES; encoded by the exons ATGGTGCACCCCCTGCTGGTGGATGGCTCAGGACG GGGCAGTTGCCTTGAGAGGCCCACCACGTGCTGCCACAACAGGTGGTCAATTCTTCCGAGCAATGGAGTCCCTATGGAGCCATGGAGCCAGTGTGGCCTGGCATCCGTGGTGCACCTTGTGCTGGCGGGTGGCTCAGGACG TTATGATGGGACGTCCCCCATAACCTGGCAAGGAAGATGGTCGGCTCTTCTGAGGCACAAAGGCCTCGAGTCCTGGTGTTGGTATGGCCTGGCCTCCACGGTGCACCCCTGCTGGTGGATGGCTCAGGACG GGGCAGTTGCCTTGAGAGGCCCGCTGCATGCTGCCACAACAGATGGTCGATTCTTACAAGCAACGGAGTCCCCATGGAGTCGTGGAGTCAGTGTGGCCTGGCATCCATCGTGCACCTTGTGGTGGCAGGTGGCTCAGGGCAGTAAGGATTCCTCTGCCTCTAGTTCTGAGG GGGCAGTTATGGGACATCCGCCATACGCTGGCAAGGAAGATGGTCAGTTCTTCTGGTCCACAAAGGCCCCCGGAGTCCTGGA AAACAGTTGTCTTGAGAGGCCCACCATGTGCTGTCTCGACAGATGGTTGATTCTTCCAAGCAACGGAGTCCCCATGGAGTCGTGGAGTCAGTGTGCCCTGGCATACATGGTGCACCGCATGCTAGCAGGTGGCTCAGGACG TTATGATGGGACGTCCCCCATAACCTGGCAAGGAAGATGGTCGGCTCTTCTGAGGCACAAAGGCCTCGAGTCCTGGTGTTGGTATGGCCTGGCCTCCATGGTGCACCCCTGCTGGTGGATGGCTCAGGACG GGGCAGTTGCCTTGAGAGGCCCGCTGCATGCTGCCACAACAGATGGTCGATTCTTACAAGCAACGGAGTCCCCATGGAGTCGTGGAATCAGTGTGGCCTGGCATCCATCGTGCACCTTGTGGTGGCAGGTGGCTCAGGGCGGTAAGGATTCCTCTGCCTCTAGTTCTGAGG GGGCAGTTATGGGACATCCGCCATACGCTGGCAAGGAAGATGGTCAGTTCTTCTGGTCCACAAAGGCCCCCGGAGTCCTGGA AAACAGTTGTCTTGAGAGGCCCACCATGTGCTGTCTCGACAGATGGTTGATTCTTCCACGCAACGGAGTCCCCATGGAGCCGTGGAGTCAGTGTGCCCTGGCATACATGGTGCACCGCATGCTAGCAGGTGGCTCAGGACG TTATGATGGGACGTCCCCCATAACCTGGCAAGGAAGACGGTCGGCTCTTCTGAGGCACAAAGGCCTCGAGTCCTAG
- the LOC144576498 gene encoding uncharacterized protein LOC144576498 isoform X10, with product MVHPLLVDGSGRGSCLERPTTCCHNRWSILPSNGVPMEPWSQCGLASVVHLVLAGGSGRYDGTSPITWQGRWSALLRHKGLESWCWYGLASTVHPCWWMAQDGAVALRGPLHAATTDGRFLQATESPWSRGVSVAWHPSCTLWWQVAQGSKDSSASSSEGAVMGHPPYAGKEDGQFFWSTKAPGVLEWLILPSNGVPMESWSQCALAYMVHRMLAGGSGRYDGTSPITWQGRWSALLRHKGLESWCWYGLASMVHPCWWMAQDGAVALRGPLHAATTDGRFLQATESPWSRGISVAWHPSCTLWWQVAQGGKDSSASSSEGAVMGHPPYAGKEDGQFFWSTKAPGVLENSCLERPTMCCLDRWLILPRNGVPMEPWSQCALAYMVHRMLAGGSGRYDGTSPITWQGRRSALLRHKGLES from the exons ATGGTGCACCCCCTGCTGGTGGATGGCTCAGGACG GGGCAGTTGCCTTGAGAGGCCCACCACGTGCTGCCACAACAGGTGGTCAATTCTTCCGAGCAATGGAGTCCCTATGGAGCCATGGAGCCAGTGTGGCCTGGCATCCGTGGTGCACCTTGTGCTGGCGGGTGGCTCAGGACG TTATGATGGGACGTCCCCCATAACCTGGCAAGGAAGATGGTCGGCTCTTCTGAGGCACAAAGGCCTCGAGTCCTGGTGTTGGTATGGCCTGGCCTCCACGGTGCACCCCTGCTGGTGGATGGCTCAGGACG GGGCAGTTGCCTTGAGAGGCCCGCTGCATGCTGCCACAACAGATGGTCGATTCTTACAAGCAACGGAGTCCCCATGGAGTCGTGGAGTCAGTGTGGCCTGGCATCCATCGTGCACCTTGTGGTGGCAGGTGGCTCAGGGCAGTAAGGATTCCTCTGCCTCTAGTTCTGAGG GGGCAGTTATGGGACATCCGCCATACGCTGGCAAGGAAGATGGTCAGTTCTTCTGGTCCACAAAGGCCCCCGGAGTCCTGGA ATGGTTGATTCTTCCAAGCAACGGAGTCCCCATGGAGTCGTGGAGTCAGTGTGCCCTGGCATACATGGTGCACCGCATGCTAGCAGGTGGCTCAGGACG TTATGATGGGACGTCCCCCATAACCTGGCAAGGAAGATGGTCGGCTCTTCTGAGGCACAAAGGCCTCGAGTCCTGGTGTTGGTATGGCCTGGCCTCCATGGTGCACCCCTGCTGGTGGATGGCTCAGGACG GGGCAGTTGCCTTGAGAGGCCCGCTGCATGCTGCCACAACAGATGGTCGATTCTTACAAGCAACGGAGTCCCCATGGAGTCGTGGAATCAGTGTGGCCTGGCATCCATCGTGCACCTTGTGGTGGCAGGTGGCTCAGGGCGGTAAGGATTCCTCTGCCTCTAGTTCTGAGG GGGCAGTTATGGGACATCCGCCATACGCTGGCAAGGAAGATGGTCAGTTCTTCTGGTCCACAAAGGCCCCCGGAGTCCTGGA AAACAGTTGTCTTGAGAGGCCCACCATGTGCTGTCTCGACAGATGGTTGATTCTTCCACGCAACGGAGTCCCCATGGAGCCGTGGAGTCAGTGTGCCCTGGCATACATGGTGCACCGCATGCTAGCAGGTGGCTCAGGACG TTATGATGGGACGTCCCCCATAACCTGGCAAGGAAGACGGTCGGCTCTTCTGAGGCACAAAGGCCTCGAGTCCTAG
- the LOC144576498 gene encoding uncharacterized protein LOC144576498 isoform X8 encodes MVHPLLVDGSGRGSCLERPTTCCHNRWSILPSNGVPMEPWSQCGLASVVHLVLAGGSGRYDGTSPITWQGRWSALLRHKGLESWCWYGLASTVHPCWWMAQDGAVALRGPLHAATTDGRFLQATESPWSRGVSVAWHPSCTLWWQVAQGNLRLTIAKTTFGADCGWFSARGSYGTSAIRWQGRWSVLLVHKGPRSPGMVDSSKQRSPHGVVESVCPGIHGAPHASRWLRTHSYDGTSPITWQGRWSALLRHKGLESWCWYGLASMVHPCWWMAQDGAVALRGPLHAATTDGRFLQATESPWSRGISVAWHPSCTLWWQVAQGGAVMGHPPYAGKEDGQFFWSTKAPGVLENSCLERPTMCCLDRWLILPRNGVPMEPWSQCALAYMVHRMLAGGSGRYDGTSPITWQGRRSALLRHKGLES; translated from the exons ATGGTGCACCCCCTGCTGGTGGATGGCTCAGGACG GGGCAGTTGCCTTGAGAGGCCCACCACGTGCTGCCACAACAGGTGGTCAATTCTTCCGAGCAATGGAGTCCCTATGGAGCCATGGAGCCAGTGTGGCCTGGCATCCGTGGTGCACCTTGTGCTGGCGGGTGGCTCAGGACG TTATGATGGGACGTCCCCCATAACCTGGCAAGGAAGATGGTCGGCTCTTCTGAGGCACAAAGGCCTCGAGTCCTGGTGTTGGTATGGCCTGGCCTCCACGGTGCACCCCTGCTGGTGGATGGCTCAGGACG GGGCAGTTGCCTTGAGAGGCCCGCTGCATGCTGCCACAACAGATGGTCGATTCTTACAAGCAACGGAGTCCCCATGGAGTCGTGGAGTCAGTGTGGCCTGGCATCCATCGTGCACCTTGTGGTGGCAGGTGGCTCAGGGCA ACCTACGGTTGACCATTGCAAAGACAACCTTCGGGGCTGATTGTGGTTGGTTTTCTGCCAG GGGCAGTTATGGGACATCCGCCATACGCTGGCAAGGAAGATGGTCAGTTCTTCTGGTCCACAAAGGCCCCCGGAGTCCTGGA ATGGTTGATTCTTCCAAGCAACGGAGTCCCCATGGAGTCGTGGAGTCAGTGTGCCCTGGCATACATGGTGCACCGCATGCTAGCAGGTGGCTCAGGACG CACAGTTATGATGGGACGTCCCCCATAACCTGGCAAGGAAGATGGTCGGCTCTTCTGAGGCACAAAGGCCTCGAGTCCTGGTGTTGGTATGGCCTGGCCTCCATGGTGCACCCCTGCTGGTGGATGGCTCAGGACG GGGCAGTTGCCTTGAGAGGCCCGCTGCATGCTGCCACAACAGATGGTCGATTCTTACAAGCAACGGAGTCCCCATGGAGTCGTGGAATCAGTGTGGCCTGGCATCCATCGTGCACCTTGTGGTGGCAGGTGGCTCAGGGCG GGGCAGTTATGGGACATCCGCCATACGCTGGCAAGGAAGATGGTCAGTTCTTCTGGTCCACAAAGGCCCCCGGAGTCCTGGA AAACAGTTGTCTTGAGAGGCCCACCATGTGCTGTCTCGACAGATGGTTGATTCTTCCACGCAACGGAGTCCCCATGGAGCCGTGGAGTCAGTGTGCCCTGGCATACATGGTGCACCGCATGCTAGCAGGTGGCTCAGGACG TTATGATGGGACGTCCCCCATAACCTGGCAAGGAAGACGGTCGGCTCTTCTGAGGCACAAAGGCCTCGAGTCCTAG
- the LOC144576498 gene encoding uncharacterized protein LOC144576498 isoform X26, with protein sequence MEPVWPGIRGAPCAGGWLRTHSYDGTSPITWQGRWSALLRHKGLESWCWYGLASTVHPCWWMAQDGAVALRGPLHAATTDGRFLQATESPWSRGVSVAWHPSCTLWWQVAQGSKDSSASSSEGAVMGHPPYAGKEDGQFFWSTKAPGVLENSCLERPTMCCLDRWLILPSNGVPMESWSQCALAYMVHRMLAGGSGRYDGTSPITWQGRWSALLRHKGLESWCWYGLASMVHPCWWMAQDGAVALRGPLHAATTDGRFLQATESPWSRGISVAWHPSCTLWWQVAQGGAVMGHPPYAGKEDGQFFWSTKAPGVLENSCLERPTMCCLDRWLILPRNGVPMEPWSQCALAYMVHRMLAGGSGRYDGTSPITWQGRRSALLRHKGLES encoded by the exons ATGGAGCCAGTGTGGCCTGGCATCCGTGGTGCACCTTGTGCTGGCGGGTGGCTCAGGACG CACAGTTATGATGGGACGTCCCCCATAACCTGGCAAGGAAGATGGTCGGCTCTTCTGAGGCACAAAGGCCTCGAGTCCTGGTGTTGGTATGGCCTGGCCTCCACGGTGCACCCCTGCTGGTGGATGGCTCAGGACG GGGCAGTTGCCTTGAGAGGCCCGCTGCATGCTGCCACAACAGATGGTCGATTCTTACAAGCAACGGAGTCCCCATGGAGTCGTGGAGTCAGTGTGGCCTGGCATCCATCGTGCACCTTGTGGTGGCAGGTGGCTCAGGGCAGTAAGGATTCCTCTGCCTCTAGTTCTGAGG GGGCAGTTATGGGACATCCGCCATACGCTGGCAAGGAAGATGGTCAGTTCTTCTGGTCCACAAAGGCCCCCGGAGTCCTGGA AAACAGTTGTCTTGAGAGGCCCACCATGTGCTGTCTCGACAGATGGTTGATTCTTCCAAGCAACGGAGTCCCCATGGAGTCGTGGAGTCAGTGTGCCCTGGCATACATGGTGCACCGCATGCTAGCAGGTGGCTCAGGACG TTATGATGGGACGTCCCCCATAACCTGGCAAGGAAGATGGTCGGCTCTTCTGAGGCACAAAGGCCTCGAGTCCTGGTGTTGGTATGGCCTGGCCTCCATGGTGCACCCCTGCTGGTGGATGGCTCAGGACG GGGCAGTTGCCTTGAGAGGCCCGCTGCATGCTGCCACAACAGATGGTCGATTCTTACAAGCAACGGAGTCCCCATGGAGTCGTGGAATCAGTGTGGCCTGGCATCCATCGTGCACCTTGTGGTGGCAGGTGGCTCAGGGCG GGGCAGTTATGGGACATCCGCCATACGCTGGCAAGGAAGATGGTCAGTTCTTCTGGTCCACAAAGGCCCCCGGAGTCCTGGA AAACAGTTGTCTTGAGAGGCCCACCATGTGCTGTCTCGACAGATGGTTGATTCTTCCACGCAACGGAGTCCCCATGGAGCCGTGGAGTCAGTGTGCCCTGGCATACATGGTGCACCGCATGCTAGCAGGTGGCTCAGGACG TTATGATGGGACGTCCCCCATAACCTGGCAAGGAAGACGGTCGGCTCTTCTGAGGCACAAAGGCCTCGAGTCCTAG
- the LOC144576498 gene encoding uncharacterized protein LOC144576498 isoform X2, whose product MVHPLLVDGSGRGSCLERPTTCCHNRWSILPSNGVPMEPWSQCGLASVVHLVLAGGSGRYDGTSPITWQGRWSALLRHKGLESWCWYGLASTVHPCWWMAQDGAVALRGPLHAATTDGRFLQATESPWSRGVSVAWHPSCTLWWQVAQGSKDSSASSSEGAVMGHPPYAGKEDGQFFWSTKAPGVLENSCLERPTMCCLDRWLILPSNGVPMESWSQCALAYMVHRMLAGGSGRYDGTSPITWQGRWSALLRHKGLESWCWYGLASMVHPCWWMAQDGAVALRGPLHAATTDGRFLQATESPWSRGISVAWHPSCTLWWQVAQGDLRLTIAKTTFGADCGWFSARGSYGTSAIRWQGRWSVLLVHKGPRSPGMVDSSTQRSPHGAVESVCPGIHGAPHASRWLRTDSYDGTSPITWQGRRSALLRHKGLES is encoded by the exons ATGGTGCACCCCCTGCTGGTGGATGGCTCAGGACG GGGCAGTTGCCTTGAGAGGCCCACCACGTGCTGCCACAACAGGTGGTCAATTCTTCCGAGCAATGGAGTCCCTATGGAGCCATGGAGCCAGTGTGGCCTGGCATCCGTGGTGCACCTTGTGCTGGCGGGTGGCTCAGGACG TTATGATGGGACGTCCCCCATAACCTGGCAAGGAAGATGGTCGGCTCTTCTGAGGCACAAAGGCCTCGAGTCCTGGTGTTGGTATGGCCTGGCCTCCACGGTGCACCCCTGCTGGTGGATGGCTCAGGACG GGGCAGTTGCCTTGAGAGGCCCGCTGCATGCTGCCACAACAGATGGTCGATTCTTACAAGCAACGGAGTCCCCATGGAGTCGTGGAGTCAGTGTGGCCTGGCATCCATCGTGCACCTTGTGGTGGCAGGTGGCTCAGGGCAGTAAGGATTCCTCTGCCTCTAGTTCTGAGG GGGCAGTTATGGGACATCCGCCATACGCTGGCAAGGAAGATGGTCAGTTCTTCTGGTCCACAAAGGCCCCCGGAGTCCTGGA AAACAGTTGTCTTGAGAGGCCCACCATGTGCTGTCTCGACAGATGGTTGATTCTTCCAAGCAACGGAGTCCCCATGGAGTCGTGGAGTCAGTGTGCCCTGGCATACATGGTGCACCGCATGCTAGCAGGTGGCTCAGGACG TTATGATGGGACGTCCCCCATAACCTGGCAAGGAAGATGGTCGGCTCTTCTGAGGCACAAAGGCCTCGAGTCCTGGTGTTGGTATGGCCTGGCCTCCATGGTGCACCCCTGCTGGTGGATGGCTCAGGACG GGGCAGTTGCCTTGAGAGGCCCGCTGCATGCTGCCACAACAGATGGTCGATTCTTACAAGCAACGGAGTCCCCATGGAGTCGTGGAATCAGTGTGGCCTGGCATCCATCGTGCACCTTGTGGTGGCAGGTGGCTCAGGGCG ACCTACGGTTGACCATTGCAAAGACAACCTTCGGGGCTGATTGTGGTTGGTTTTCTGCCAG GGGCAGTTATGGGACATCCGCCATACGCTGGCAAGGAAGATGGTCAGTTCTTCTGGTCCACAAAGGCCCCCGGAGTCCTGGA ATGGTTGATTCTTCCACGCAACGGAGTCCCCATGGAGCCGTGGAGTCAGTGTGCCCTGGCATACATGGTGCACCGCATGCTAGCAGGTGGCTCAGGACG GACAGTTATGATGGGACGTCCCCCATAACCTGGCAAGGAAGACGGTCGGCTCTTCTGAGGCACAAAGGCCTCGAGTCCTAG
- the LOC144576498 gene encoding uncharacterized protein LOC144576498 isoform X19 gives MVHPLLVDGSGRGSCLERPTTCCHNRWSILPSNGVPMEPWSQCGLASVVHLVLAGGSGRYDGTSPITWQGRWSALLRHKGLESWCWYGLASTVHPCWWMAQDGAVALRGPLHAATTDGRFLQATESPWSRGVSVAWHPSCTLWWQVAQGSKDSSASSSEGAVMGHPPYAGKEDGQFFWSTKAPGVLENSCLERPTMCCLDRWLILPSNGVPMESWSQCALAYMVHRMLAGGSGRYDGTSPITWQGRWSALLRHKGLESWCWYGLASMVHPCWWMAQDGAVALRGPLHAATTDGRFLQATESPWSRGISVAWHPSCTLWWQVAQGGKDSSASSSEGAVMGHPPYAGKEDGQFFWSTKAPGVLEWLILPRNGVPMEPWSQCALAYMVHRMLAGGSGRTVMMGRPP, from the exons ATGGTGCACCCCCTGCTGGTGGATGGCTCAGGACG GGGCAGTTGCCTTGAGAGGCCCACCACGTGCTGCCACAACAGGTGGTCAATTCTTCCGAGCAATGGAGTCCCTATGGAGCCATGGAGCCAGTGTGGCCTGGCATCCGTGGTGCACCTTGTGCTGGCGGGTGGCTCAGGACG TTATGATGGGACGTCCCCCATAACCTGGCAAGGAAGATGGTCGGCTCTTCTGAGGCACAAAGGCCTCGAGTCCTGGTGTTGGTATGGCCTGGCCTCCACGGTGCACCCCTGCTGGTGGATGGCTCAGGACG GGGCAGTTGCCTTGAGAGGCCCGCTGCATGCTGCCACAACAGATGGTCGATTCTTACAAGCAACGGAGTCCCCATGGAGTCGTGGAGTCAGTGTGGCCTGGCATCCATCGTGCACCTTGTGGTGGCAGGTGGCTCAGGGCAGTAAGGATTCCTCTGCCTCTAGTTCTGAGG GGGCAGTTATGGGACATCCGCCATACGCTGGCAAGGAAGATGGTCAGTTCTTCTGGTCCACAAAGGCCCCCGGAGTCCTGGA AAACAGTTGTCTTGAGAGGCCCACCATGTGCTGTCTCGACAGATGGTTGATTCTTCCAAGCAACGGAGTCCCCATGGAGTCGTGGAGTCAGTGTGCCCTGGCATACATGGTGCACCGCATGCTAGCAGGTGGCTCAGGACG TTATGATGGGACGTCCCCCATAACCTGGCAAGGAAGATGGTCGGCTCTTCTGAGGCACAAAGGCCTCGAGTCCTGGTGTTGGTATGGCCTGGCCTCCATGGTGCACCCCTGCTGGTGGATGGCTCAGGACG GGGCAGTTGCCTTGAGAGGCCCGCTGCATGCTGCCACAACAGATGGTCGATTCTTACAAGCAACGGAGTCCCCATGGAGTCGTGGAATCAGTGTGGCCTGGCATCCATCGTGCACCTTGTGGTGGCAGGTGGCTCAGGGCGGTAAGGATTCCTCTGCCTCTAGTTCTGAGG GGGCAGTTATGGGACATCCGCCATACGCTGGCAAGGAAGATGGTCAGTTCTTCTGGTCCACAAAGGCCCCCGGAGTCCTGGA ATGGTTGATTCTTCCACGCAACGGAGTCCCCATGGAGCCGTGGAGTCAGTGTGCCCTGGCATACATGGTGCACCGCATGCTAGCAGGTGGCTCAGGACG GACAGTTATGATGGGACGTCCCCCATAA